The following are from one region of the Rhodopirellula sp. P2 genome:
- a CDS encoding ATP-binding protein — MSNASVVACFSAIDTTTGGKVILREVPKLFFQERGFHRFRTESRLTSGIHCETYSRPIDFMVGETHLRVVYPFVEGTSLARRFRKRPLTATEAMLLAKDLFEALEQIHQIGCIHRDIRPSNIIVREDGRSVLCGYVPLWCPELFGKDDLLARECATYTSPELSGIIDHDISETSDLYSVGHVLYAALTGTPAFSGDVSEILYRHMTADPESGNYPNETPSVVIALVDKLICKEPRDRYQSAAAVLHDVKAIFHQLTTGGSAEDFVIGGADKRTVLIDPAFVGRDEHVRTLEKSLDNVLEGRSDRVLLRSESGMGKTRLLNEVSRLASRKRFLVLRGRSLPDANQQPSAIWLQAMDQLIKHLINDPEMLKGTRDRMEPYRQEVTTALPALAKAFGWSNAKLSGPEEFGQGRIVSAFRTLFTELGTPDTSVMITLDDCQWMDDQSFRILQAICEQPARHLFLFAVTRPDEGLSARLNDVSFPVKLSLGPLSDQAVQQLAESMAGQLPQAAIDVVQRFAGGSPFMASAIVRGLVESSALRPVDKSWGIDEAKLVSFQAADDASEILVDRLTRLPKETRELLTAAAVIGRDFNLEVAAELVGIRLADAHQAIHPARVQRLVWSRPDRILAFVHDKIRESILAELSSERIRSMHGQIGQYYVEHEPLEFFKLAYHFDAAELHEQALPFALRAAEIARNSFSLVSAEEQLRIAVRAISHADRAKTHLIQMMMSDVLILQGEYDKAETWLDQACESAETDTHHARISLKRGELHFKRGSKNLAVECFEASLRKLGQPVCNNRLELMARIALEGTRQVRNSLFTCFLGRRGGQPTEEEQMSLSLYSQIAHAYWYTRDKYYTLWAHLRSMNAAERFQPTRFLAQSYSEHAPVMTLLRWERRGVEYAGRSLEIRKAFSDVWGQGQTRNFLSILLLSFSRYEACVDQAGQAVKMLERTGDFWEVHIARYQLAAALYRLGRHKEALEQSRINFDSALKRGDFQATGNIIDVWARATNGDIPEEVIENELARDLADSQRMCQVLLAKGVREFYHDQFDEAVASFAKAISVAKASQVKNTYVSPVYPWCCTAMRRQFETMVPRSAKRRRRMIRELGRATKTAVKVSKQFTNEIPHAYRERAAYLALTGKLRAAQVAFQHSLQVAEQQGAMVAHARTMILFADYAEEFGWTIDADAIETARGTLSELECSDYDVNESGSLSLVNRFDSLLASGRRIATSVLPEQIYQEVRRAATKILRGEQVFLVIRSDSGSYQTVPPEMPFDAAIVQEVNRTRQTVVVEVENTVANGITKSRQGTFLCSPVDVNDQTVFYLYVTNERFSNLYDDDEIRIADYLTSAAGAAMEKANSFQQLQDLNLNLERKVLERTDSVVRHSKQLELTAQQLTATKDQLQIAKTIAEQANQAKSEFLARMSHEIRTPITGILGFTELLLRGVVTDDVERESHLQTIHSNGLHLLHLLNDILDISKIEADKIETERVLCNPSWMAQEVIASLRSKAIEKDITLGFRVDSDVPEEIYSDPTRLRQILTNLTSNAIKFTNEGGVTISMASDVSTSDGVQRTPTKLSLVVKDTGIGMTKEQSTVIFEPFKQADVSTTREYGGTGLGLSISKRLTEALNGTLDVASEKNLGTQMMLEFAIECPQGVRVLRPEEVMAPGNCVNENQFDEVDLSGVKILVVDDCETNRRLLSLFLQDAGAEVLTRTNGKEAVDALTSQPEMVDIVLMDMQMPVMDGYTASSTLRENGIQQPIIALTANAMTGDEMRCRLAGCTDYQTKPLDLNSLLQSVADNTIGHHGLAIDDEVAVAEPLTVEDEVCESVAEEMPETAETVAPQENKIFNYDWLHTFACDLIDQVDQTMPSIINAYDRGDLEQVGKHLHQIRGSGGTVGLVQLSEIASKGETAIEVAEWQQLRTTLSELQEFVDAAMVEKQASLGPPTEEEREIAEDVLRRSGRKA; from the coding sequence TTGTCCAATGCCTCCGTTGTTGCTTGTTTCTCGGCGATCGACACCACAACAGGTGGGAAAGTCATCCTCCGTGAAGTTCCCAAGTTGTTCTTTCAAGAGCGGGGCTTCCATCGTTTCAGAACGGAATCGCGACTGACGTCAGGGATTCATTGCGAAACCTACTCGCGGCCAATCGATTTCATGGTGGGCGAGACTCATCTTCGAGTGGTCTACCCGTTTGTCGAAGGGACCTCTTTGGCGCGGCGTTTTCGAAAGCGCCCATTGACGGCCACGGAGGCCATGCTGTTGGCCAAGGATCTGTTCGAAGCACTCGAGCAAATCCATCAGATTGGGTGTATCCACCGAGACATTCGGCCGTCCAATATCATTGTCCGAGAAGACGGACGGTCGGTGCTTTGCGGCTACGTGCCTCTGTGGTGCCCTGAGTTGTTCGGCAAGGATGATCTGCTCGCTCGCGAGTGCGCGACCTACACGTCGCCCGAATTGTCCGGGATCATCGATCATGACATCAGTGAAACGTCGGACCTGTATTCGGTGGGGCATGTTCTCTACGCCGCACTGACGGGAACGCCTGCGTTTTCGGGTGATGTCAGTGAAATCTTGTACCGGCACATGACCGCGGATCCAGAAAGCGGCAACTACCCGAATGAAACGCCGTCGGTGGTGATCGCCTTAGTCGACAAACTGATCTGCAAAGAGCCTCGCGACCGCTATCAGAGCGCTGCGGCGGTTCTCCATGATGTCAAAGCGATCTTTCATCAATTGACGACGGGAGGTTCCGCCGAAGACTTTGTGATTGGCGGCGCTGACAAACGAACCGTCCTGATCGACCCCGCCTTCGTTGGGCGTGATGAACATGTCCGAACGCTTGAGAAGTCCTTGGACAATGTGCTCGAAGGTCGCTCCGATCGAGTGCTGCTCCGCAGCGAGTCGGGGATGGGGAAGACGCGATTGTTGAACGAAGTGTCGCGTCTGGCATCGCGGAAGCGGTTCTTGGTTCTTCGTGGGCGTTCGCTGCCTGACGCGAACCAGCAGCCCTCTGCGATTTGGCTGCAGGCGATGGATCAACTGATCAAGCATCTGATCAATGATCCGGAAATGTTGAAGGGCACACGCGATCGGATGGAACCGTATCGACAAGAAGTCACCACGGCACTGCCGGCGTTGGCCAAGGCGTTCGGATGGAGCAACGCGAAGCTTTCCGGTCCGGAAGAGTTTGGCCAAGGCCGAATCGTTTCCGCTTTTCGAACCCTGTTCACGGAACTGGGGACGCCGGACACGAGTGTGATGATCACGCTGGACGATTGCCAATGGATGGACGATCAATCGTTTCGAATTCTTCAAGCGATCTGCGAGCAACCGGCGCGGCATCTGTTTCTGTTTGCCGTGACGCGACCGGACGAAGGTTTGAGTGCACGCCTGAACGATGTCAGCTTCCCTGTGAAGCTTTCGCTGGGGCCGCTGTCAGATCAAGCGGTCCAGCAATTGGCGGAATCAATGGCGGGCCAGTTGCCACAGGCTGCGATCGATGTGGTGCAGCGATTTGCTGGCGGCAGTCCCTTCATGGCATCCGCCATCGTGCGTGGCTTGGTTGAATCCAGTGCGCTGCGTCCGGTCGACAAGAGTTGGGGCATCGATGAGGCCAAACTGGTCAGTTTTCAGGCAGCCGACGATGCCAGCGAAATCTTGGTGGATCGTCTGACACGACTGCCCAAGGAAACACGCGAGTTGCTCACCGCAGCGGCGGTGATCGGTCGCGACTTCAATCTGGAAGTCGCCGCTGAACTGGTCGGGATTCGGCTGGCCGACGCACACCAAGCCATCCATCCAGCGCGGGTTCAGCGTTTGGTATGGAGTCGTCCCGATCGGATCTTGGCCTTTGTGCATGACAAAATTCGGGAATCCATTTTGGCGGAATTGTCGAGCGAGCGAATTCGTTCGATGCACGGCCAGATCGGTCAGTACTACGTCGAGCATGAACCGCTTGAGTTCTTCAAGTTGGCCTACCACTTTGACGCCGCAGAACTGCACGAACAAGCGTTGCCGTTTGCGTTGCGGGCAGCTGAGATTGCGCGGAACAGCTTTTCGTTGGTGAGCGCTGAGGAGCAACTGCGAATTGCCGTTCGGGCGATCTCGCATGCCGACCGTGCGAAGACGCATCTCATCCAAATGATGATGAGCGATGTGCTGATTTTGCAAGGCGAATATGACAAGGCCGAGACGTGGCTCGATCAAGCATGTGAAAGCGCTGAAACAGACACGCATCATGCACGCATCTCGTTGAAGCGTGGCGAGTTGCACTTCAAACGCGGTAGCAAAAACTTGGCGGTGGAGTGCTTTGAAGCGTCCTTGAGGAAACTTGGGCAACCGGTCTGCAACAACCGATTGGAGCTGATGGCTCGCATTGCGCTGGAGGGCACCCGCCAGGTTCGCAATTCATTGTTCACGTGCTTCCTGGGGCGGCGTGGCGGGCAGCCAACCGAAGAGGAGCAGATGTCGCTGTCGTTGTACAGCCAGATTGCGCATGCCTATTGGTACACGCGAGACAAGTACTACACGCTTTGGGCGCACTTGCGGTCGATGAATGCGGCGGAACGTTTTCAGCCCACTCGCTTTTTGGCGCAGTCCTATTCCGAGCACGCTCCGGTGATGACGTTGCTGCGGTGGGAAAGACGCGGCGTTGAATACGCTGGCCGGTCCTTGGAGATCCGCAAGGCGTTCAGCGATGTTTGGGGCCAGGGGCAGACGCGGAACTTCCTCAGCATTCTGCTGCTGTCCTTTTCACGTTACGAAGCCTGCGTGGATCAAGCCGGGCAAGCGGTGAAGATGCTCGAACGCACCGGTGATTTCTGGGAGGTGCACATCGCTCGTTACCAGTTGGCCGCGGCGTTGTATCGATTGGGAAGACACAAGGAAGCGTTGGAACAGTCTCGTATTAACTTCGACTCCGCTTTGAAACGAGGCGACTTTCAAGCGACCGGCAACATCATTGATGTGTGGGCTCGAGCGACCAACGGAGACATTCCCGAGGAAGTGATCGAGAACGAACTCGCGAGAGATTTGGCGGACTCGCAACGAATGTGCCAGGTCTTGCTGGCCAAAGGGGTACGCGAGTTCTACCACGATCAATTCGACGAGGCAGTCGCATCATTTGCCAAAGCGATTTCGGTCGCCAAGGCAAGTCAAGTGAAGAACACGTATGTCAGTCCCGTGTACCCGTGGTGCTGCACCGCGATGCGTCGCCAGTTTGAAACGATGGTGCCACGCAGTGCGAAGCGGCGCCGACGAATGATTCGAGAACTGGGCCGTGCGACCAAAACAGCGGTGAAAGTAAGCAAGCAATTCACGAACGAAATTCCCCATGCTTACCGAGAGCGAGCGGCCTACTTGGCGCTGACGGGGAAGCTGCGGGCTGCCCAAGTCGCCTTTCAACATAGTTTGCAGGTTGCCGAGCAGCAGGGAGCCATGGTGGCTCATGCCAGGACGATGATCTTGTTTGCTGACTACGCAGAGGAGTTCGGTTGGACGATCGATGCAGACGCGATTGAAACAGCTCGGGGAACCTTGTCTGAATTGGAATGCAGCGACTACGACGTCAACGAAAGCGGTTCGCTCTCGTTGGTGAATCGTTTCGACTCACTGCTCGCGTCGGGACGCCGGATCGCAACCAGCGTGCTTCCCGAACAGATCTACCAGGAAGTGCGTCGTGCGGCGACAAAGATCCTCCGCGGTGAACAAGTCTTCTTGGTGATTCGTTCCGACAGCGGCAGCTATCAGACAGTGCCGCCTGAAATGCCCTTTGATGCAGCGATCGTTCAAGAAGTGAACCGCACTCGTCAGACGGTGGTGGTCGAGGTGGAGAACACGGTTGCCAATGGCATCACGAAGTCAAGGCAAGGCACGTTCTTGTGCAGCCCCGTGGATGTCAACGATCAGACCGTGTTCTACCTGTATGTCACCAACGAGCGATTTTCGAACCTCTACGACGATGATGAGATTCGAATCGCCGATTATCTGACCTCCGCAGCCGGTGCTGCGATGGAAAAGGCCAACAGCTTCCAGCAACTGCAAGATTTGAACTTGAATCTGGAGAGGAAGGTTTTGGAACGGACGGATTCGGTCGTGCGTCATTCGAAACAACTCGAACTGACGGCTCAGCAATTGACGGCGACCAAAGATCAACTTCAGATCGCGAAGACAATCGCGGAGCAGGCGAACCAAGCCAAGAGCGAATTCTTGGCCCGAATGAGCCACGAGATCCGCACTCCCATCACCGGGATCTTGGGATTCACGGAGTTGTTGTTGCGGGGCGTGGTGACGGACGATGTGGAACGCGAGTCGCACCTGCAAACGATTCATTCCAATGGACTTCACCTGCTTCATTTGCTCAATGATATCTTGGACATTTCCAAGATCGAGGCAGACAAGATCGAAACCGAACGGGTGCTTTGCAATCCAAGCTGGATGGCTCAAGAGGTCATTGCCTCGTTGCGTTCCAAAGCGATTGAAAAGGACATCACGCTGGGATTCCGCGTGGACAGTGATGTTCCGGAGGAAATCTACAGTGATCCAACCCGACTGCGTCAGATTCTGACCAACTTGACCAGCAACGCGATCAAATTCACCAACGAAGGCGGGGTGACGATCTCGATGGCGTCCGATGTCTCGACGTCAGACGGAGTCCAGCGAACACCGACGAAGTTGAGCTTGGTGGTCAAAGACACTGGGATTGGGATGACGAAAGAGCAAAGCACGGTCATCTTTGAGCCCTTCAAACAAGCGGATGTGTCGACCACGCGAGAGTACGGCGGGACCGGATTGGGACTGTCGATCAGCAAACGTTTGACCGAAGCATTGAATGGAACATTGGATGTCGCCAGCGAAAAGAATCTCGGCACGCAGATGATGCTCGAATTTGCAATCGAATGTCCACAGGGCGTTCGAGTGCTGCGACCGGAGGAGGTGATGGCCCCAGGCAACTGCGTCAACGAGAATCAGTTTGACGAAGTGGATTTGAGTGGCGTTAAGATTTTGGTCGTCGACGACTGTGAAACCAATCGACGATTGTTGTCCTTGTTCCTGCAGGACGCTGGAGCGGAGGTTCTCACCCGCACCAATGGCAAGGAAGCGGTCGATGCGCTGACAAGTCAACCCGAGATGGTCGACATTGTTCTGATGGACATGCAAATGCCGGTGATGGATGGCTACACGGCGTCATCGACTCTGCGTGAAAACGGGATTCAACAACCGATCATCGCATTGACCGCCAATGCGATGACCGGCGATGAAATGCGTTGCCGTTTAGCGGGATGCACGGACTACCAAACCAAGCCGCTGGATCTCAATTCACTGCTTCAGAGCGTAGCCGACAACACGATCGGCCATCACGGTCTGGCGATCGACGATGAAGTGGCTGTGGCGGAACCCTTGACCGTTGAGGACGAAGTCTGTGAGTCGGTTGCCGAGGAAATGCCTGAGACCGCCGAGACGGTGGCTCCTCAGGAAAACAAAATTTTCAACTACGATTGGTTGCACACGTTTGCCTGTGATCTGATCGATCAGGTTGATCAGACAATGCCCAGCATCATCAACGCCTACGACCGAGGCGACCTGGAACAAGTTGGCAAACATTTGCATCAGATCCGAGGTTCCGGTGGAACGGTTGGATTGGTTCAGTTGTCAGAGATTGCCAGCAAGGGTGAAACGGCAATCGAAGTGGCGGAATGGCAGCAACTTCGCACGACACTGTCCGAGCTGCAGGAATTCGTTGACGCAGCGATGGTCGAAAAACAAGCCTCCCTTGGACCCCCTACGGAAGAGGAACGTGAGATAGCCGAAGACGTTCTTCGTCGCTCTGGCAGGAAGGCGTAG
- a CDS encoding OmpP1/FadL family transporter: MCKSFIRFTFLILSLSWANHAYSQGAYISAAGPVNRSMGGASTAAPISALSAMYWNPASISGMEHSELEVGVDLLFTDHQVTSTVGATTGTTDAEPGSFPVPNFAWTHRLQDPRFTFGLGVNSVAGFKTNLPADPTNPVLAPQPTGLGQITSEASFLQIAPVLSMAMTERLSVAAGPLITTGQVGIEPFVFDSVNGDNTYSSGRATSYHWGGGFQVGSYFLMSPDWQVGASYKSKAWMETFEFTGADENGLPRTLTSDIDLPSVISLGTGYTGFDQWLFAADIRYLDYANADGFGDEASYDATGKLGGLDWSSVFALAFGAQRTVGERVFLRAGYTYNQNPIRESESFFNLASPLIYEHMLSMGGSYKLNQKVAVNVGWSHYMENTRTGAVILPGIGAVPGSSVTNRMSADFLSFGIVMQQ, translated from the coding sequence ATGTGCAAGAGTTTTATTCGGTTCACGTTTCTCATTCTGTCGCTCAGTTGGGCGAACCACGCTTATTCCCAGGGTGCCTACATTTCGGCTGCTGGACCGGTCAACCGCAGCATGGGGGGAGCTTCCACGGCAGCTCCCATCAGCGCGCTGAGCGCGATGTACTGGAACCCAGCTTCCATCAGTGGGATGGAACACAGCGAACTGGAGGTCGGAGTCGACCTATTGTTCACCGATCACCAAGTCACCTCCACTGTCGGTGCAACGACAGGCACGACCGATGCGGAACCCGGCTCCTTTCCGGTCCCCAACTTCGCCTGGACACATCGGTTGCAAGACCCACGCTTCACCTTTGGACTGGGCGTCAACTCCGTCGCTGGATTCAAAACCAATCTGCCCGCCGATCCAACCAATCCCGTGTTGGCACCGCAACCGACCGGATTGGGACAGATCACTTCCGAAGCGTCCTTCTTGCAAATCGCACCTGTGCTCTCGATGGCAATGACCGAGCGTTTGTCAGTCGCCGCCGGCCCGCTCATCACGACAGGCCAAGTCGGAATCGAACCGTTCGTCTTTGACTCCGTCAACGGCGACAACACCTACTCTTCTGGGAGAGCAACGAGTTATCACTGGGGCGGTGGTTTTCAAGTTGGTTCCTACTTCCTGATGAGTCCCGACTGGCAGGTAGGAGCGTCGTACAAAAGCAAGGCGTGGATGGAAACGTTCGAATTCACAGGTGCCGACGAAAACGGCTTGCCAAGAACCTTGACTTCTGACATCGATCTTCCATCGGTCATCTCACTGGGAACCGGATACACCGGATTCGACCAATGGCTCTTTGCCGCCGACATCCGTTACCTCGACTATGCCAACGCAGATGGCTTTGGTGACGAGGCATCCTACGATGCAACCGGCAAGCTCGGCGGTTTGGATTGGAGCAGCGTGTTTGCCCTTGCCTTTGGAGCCCAACGCACCGTCGGCGAACGAGTGTTTCTGCGAGCGGGTTACACCTACAACCAAAATCCAATTCGAGAAAGCGAATCGTTCTTCAACCTCGCTTCTCCACTGATCTACGAACACATGCTCAGCATGGGGGGTTCGTACAAACTCAACCAAAAGGTGGCTGTGAACGTCGGCTGGTCTCACTACATGGAGAACACTCGAACTGGAGCGGTCATTCTGCCTGGGATTGGCGCGGTCCCTGGGTCTTCGGTTACCAACCGAATGTCGGCTGACTTCCTCAGCTTCGGCATTGTCATGCAGCAGTAG
- a CDS encoding SAM-dependent methyltransferase, producing MDGKPVVSWEEDYAQRVNPELMTELLHNAIPVLKSVQWKVTSVGEGSCESILPLTKASTNQHGTHQAALISLSADYTGGLALTTLLRGVPLAGIHRCTDEESASLWLAAMDVKYRNPSTGHLTATCNIPANIARTVQQRYFGGKRILVTLPVVFTSNGELVAEAEMRYFAQPSIQLKPSKSNPRISPIFKQKLKASARMIAGLRASSESKNIRVDQSHERQAAGPHGELLANRLNGVLPQLKDMVLARTRHIDETLRSVEGLEQVIILGVGLDMRPFRLSKELGDPTFFELDLPEMLEERNRVTSEVKSNGDIKRHCMAADFKVDQISELLSKNAEFDPTRPTAIVFEGCSMYFTKEENQQILRDIATLLQHPGSLVWCDLVRENVVEGTVPSPDIKNFTDGMEELGERFIFGSNSPTDFFLTCGLPQTKSMTVGEFLRSDDPVLATYQFAVGSK from the coding sequence GTGGATGGAAAACCAGTTGTCAGCTGGGAAGAAGACTACGCCCAGCGCGTGAACCCCGAGCTGATGACTGAGCTCTTGCACAATGCCATCCCCGTTCTGAAATCAGTTCAGTGGAAGGTCACCTCCGTAGGAGAAGGTTCCTGCGAGTCCATCCTTCCGCTGACGAAGGCTTCCACCAATCAACATGGCACTCACCAAGCCGCGTTGATTTCGTTGTCCGCGGACTACACCGGAGGCCTCGCGTTGACAACGCTGTTGCGAGGGGTCCCCCTGGCGGGGATCCACCGTTGCACCGACGAGGAATCCGCATCGCTGTGGTTGGCTGCCATGGACGTCAAGTATCGCAACCCGAGCACCGGCCACCTGACCGCGACCTGCAACATTCCTGCGAACATTGCCCGCACGGTTCAGCAGCGGTACTTCGGTGGCAAACGCATCTTGGTGACTTTGCCAGTTGTGTTCACCTCCAATGGGGAACTCGTCGCTGAAGCCGAAATGCGGTACTTCGCACAACCGTCCATCCAGCTCAAACCATCCAAATCAAACCCACGCATCTCTCCGATCTTCAAACAGAAACTCAAAGCGTCCGCCCGAATGATCGCGGGATTGCGTGCCTCGTCCGAAAGCAAGAACATTCGTGTCGACCAAAGTCACGAGCGTCAGGCCGCCGGGCCCCATGGTGAACTGCTGGCCAATCGACTCAACGGAGTCTTGCCACAGCTCAAAGACATGGTGCTGGCCCGGACCCGTCACATCGACGAAACCCTCCGCAGCGTCGAAGGACTGGAGCAAGTCATCATCCTGGGGGTGGGGTTGGACATGCGTCCCTTCCGACTGAGCAAGGAACTGGGAGATCCAACCTTCTTTGAATTGGATCTACCGGAGATGCTTGAAGAGCGAAATCGCGTGACCTCCGAAGTGAAATCCAATGGCGACATCAAACGGCATTGCATGGCAGCGGACTTCAAAGTCGATCAAATCTCAGAACTCCTGTCCAAGAACGCCGAATTCGACCCGACACGCCCGACTGCCATCGTCTTCGAAGGTTGTTCGATGTACTTCACGAAAGAAGAGAACCAGCAAATCCTCCGTGACATCGCCACGCTCCTTCAACATCCCGGCAGTCTCGTGTGGTGCGATCTGGTTCGCGAAAACGTGGTGGAAGGAACCGTTCCCTCACCCGATATCAAGAACTTCACGGACGGAATGGAAGAACTCGGGGAACGTTTCATCTTTGGCAGCAACTCGCCAACGGACTTCTTCTTGACCTGCGGGTTACCGCAAACCAAGTCCATGACGGTGGGTGAGTTCTTACGCTCGGACGACCCGGTCTTGGCGACCTATCAATTCGCAGTTGGATCCAAGTAG